A region from the Janthinobacterium agaricidamnosum genome encodes:
- a CDS encoding AMP-binding protein codes for MQAMSYVHGAHETPLIGETIGAYLDGIAARYGQHDALIVAHQNVRWTYLEFQQRVHKLAAGLLKLGLQPGDRVGIWSQNCAEWVLTQFATAKAGLIMVNINPAYRRSELEYVLDKVQCSALILSPSFKSSDYLAIVQDVVPEIARSRAGALQSPRLPQLRHVIRLGAAATPGMHNFDAVMDGITDADLAQLAEVSAGLQFDDAVNIQFTSGTTGAPKGATLTHHNILNNGFFIGEAMRLTERDRLCIPVPLYHCFGMVLGNLACVTHGAAMVFPGEGFDPKAVLETVQAERCTGLHGVPTMFIAILDHPDFKQYDLSNLRTGIMAGSPCPMEVMTRVIELMHMAEITIAYGMTETSPVSFQTSIEDPREMRVSSIGRVHPHLEVKIIDAEGRIVPRGEKGELLTRGYSVMQGYWGDPEKTAEAIDAARWMHTGDLAVIDANGFCSIVGRSKDMVIRGGENIYPREVEEFLYRHPSVLDVQCVGVPDAKYGEELCACIILRPGTQATSEDIRAFCDGQIAYYKIPRYVRFVEEFPMTVTGKIQKYVLRQQVATDLGLSAD; via the coding sequence ATGCAAGCAATGAGTTATGTACACGGCGCCCACGAGACGCCGTTGATCGGCGAAACGATAGGCGCCTACCTGGACGGCATAGCCGCGCGCTACGGCCAGCACGATGCCCTGATCGTGGCGCACCAGAACGTGCGCTGGACGTATCTGGAATTCCAGCAGCGCGTGCACAAGCTGGCTGCCGGCCTGCTGAAACTGGGCTTGCAGCCGGGCGACCGGGTCGGCATCTGGTCGCAGAATTGCGCCGAATGGGTGCTGACGCAGTTTGCCACGGCGAAAGCCGGCTTGATCATGGTCAACATCAACCCCGCCTACCGCCGCTCCGAACTTGAATACGTGCTCGACAAGGTGCAATGCAGCGCGCTGATCCTGTCTCCCAGCTTCAAGTCCAGCGATTATCTGGCCATCGTGCAAGACGTGGTGCCGGAAATCGCCCGTTCGCGCGCCGGCGCCCTGCAGTCGCCGCGCCTGCCGCAATTGCGCCACGTCATCCGCCTGGGCGCGGCCGCCACGCCGGGCATGCACAACTTCGACGCGGTGATGGACGGCATCACGGACGCCGACCTGGCGCAGCTGGCCGAAGTGAGTGCTGGCTTGCAGTTTGACGACGCCGTCAACATTCAGTTCACGTCCGGCACCACGGGCGCGCCGAAGGGCGCCACCCTGACGCACCACAATATCCTGAACAACGGTTTCTTCATCGGCGAAGCCATGCGCCTGACGGAACGGGACCGCTTGTGCATCCCCGTGCCCCTGTACCACTGCTTCGGCATGGTGCTGGGCAACCTGGCCTGCGTCACGCACGGCGCGGCCATGGTATTTCCCGGCGAAGGCTTCGATCCGAAAGCCGTGCTGGAAACGGTGCAGGCCGAGCGCTGCACGGGCTTGCATGGCGTGCCCACCATGTTCATCGCCATCCTCGACCATCCTGACTTTAAACAATACGATCTGTCGAACTTGCGCACCGGCATCATGGCCGGCTCGCCATGCCCGATGGAAGTCATGACGAGGGTCATCGAATTGATGCACATGGCGGAAATCACGATTGCGTATGGCATGACGGAAACGTCGCCCGTCAGCTTCCAGACGTCGATCGAAGACCCGCGCGAGATGCGCGTCTCGTCCATCGGCCGCGTCCACCCGCACCTGGAAGTGAAAATCATCGATGCGGAAGGCCGCATCGTGCCGCGCGGCGAAAAGGGCGAATTGCTCACGCGCGGCTATTCCGTGATGCAGGGCTACTGGGGCGACCCGGAAAAAACAGCGGAGGCCATCGACGCGGCGCGCTGGATGCACACGGGCGACCTGGCCGTGATCGATGCCAACGGCTTTTGCAGCATCGTCGGCCGCTCGAAGGACATGGTGATACGCGGCGGCGAAAACATCTACCCGCGCGAAGTCGAGGAATTCCTGTACCGCCACCCGAGCGTGCTCGACGTGCAATGCGTGGGCGTGCCGGACGCCAAGTATGGTGAAGAACTGTGCGCCTGCATCATCCTGCGCCCGGGCACGCAGGCCACCAGCGAGGATATCCGCGCCTTTTGCGACGGGCAGATCGCCTATTACAAGATTCCCCGCTACGTGCGCTTCGTCGAGGAATTTCCCATGACGGTGACGGGCAAGATCCAGAAATATGTATTGCGCCAGCAGGTGGCGACGGATCTGGGGCTGAGCGCGGATTAA